The proteins below come from a single Triplophysa rosa linkage group LG12, Trosa_1v2, whole genome shotgun sequence genomic window:
- the trpc6b gene encoding short transient receptor potential channel 6 — protein sequence MSTDHSSTFVQQSSVHPRMNTNTDNYHLPRFKRWSNDDIHEHALAKSRRMATRRPAYMFNTRHNGLSPTEECFLEAAEYGNIPVIRRMLEDLPELNVNCVDYMGQNALQLAVANEHLEVTELLLKKENLARIGDALLLAISKGYIRIVEAILDHQAFADTTKLTNSPLQSETQDDFYAYDEDGTRFSHDITPIILASHCHEYEIVHILLRKGACIERPHDYFCKCNSCLYHQRHDSFSHSCSRINAYKGLASPAYLSLSSEDPVLTALELSNELAVLANIEKEFKNDYKKLSMQCKDFVVGLLDLCRNTEEVEAILNGDREADGHIDTGGRPSLVRLKLVIKYELKKFVAHPNCQQQLLSIWYENLSGLRQQTTAVKLMVVMGVVVGLPILALLYWIAPSSKLGKVIRGPFLKFVAHAASFTIFLGLLVMNAADRFEGTSLLPNMTIHDHPSQLFRMKTTPFTWMEMLIISWVVGMIWAECKEIWSQGPREYLLEPWNLLDFGMLAIFVTSFIARFMAFWHANVAQSYVDKHYTDLSNITLPFEIEYYRLARVHWVPSDPQLISEGLYAIAVVLSFSRIAYILPANESFGPLQISLGRTVKDIFKFMVIFIMVFVAFMIGMFNLYSYYLGAKLNNAFTTVEESFKTLFWAIFGLSEVKSVVINNGHKFIENIGYVLYGVYNVTMVIVLLNMLIAMINSSFQEIEDDADVEWKFARAKLWFSYFEEGGTLPVPFNLIPSPKSIISLALKLKRLLLTPLHRHKKDLKEDTELNESGKQNKSNEKDSPHPSRYQKIMKRLIKRYVIKAQTDKEGDEVNEGELKEIKQDISSLRYELLEEKSRQTEELAELVRRLGERLASQHNL from the exons ATGTCCACTGATCACAGCAGCACTTTTGTTCAACAAAGTTCCGTCCATCCGCGGATGAACACCAACACCGACAACTACCATTTACCGCGTTTCAAGAG GTGGAGCAACGATGACATTCACGAGCATGCATTGGCTAAGAGTCGGCGCATGGCTACGCGGAGACCGGCCTACATGTTTAACACCCGACACAATGGTTTATCTCCAACCGAGGAGTGTTTTTTAGAGGCAGCCGAGTATGGAAATATTCCTGTCATCCGCAGGATGCTAGAAGACCTACCAGAACTCAATGTCAACTGTGTAGACTACATGggccagaatgcattgcagctTGCAGTCGCCAATGAGCACCTAGAAGTGACCGAACTTTTGCTGAAGAAAGAGAACCTGGCCCGGATAGGTGACGCCCTGCTTTTAGCCATAAGTAAAGGCTACATTCGGATTGTGGAGGCCATTCTGGATCACCAAGCGTTTGCAGATACAACCAAACTCACCAACAGTCCCCTCCAATCCGAAACGCAAGACGACTTCTACGCCTATGATGAGGACGGCACACGATTTTCCCATGATATTACACCCATAATACTAGCCTCTCACTGCCACGAATATGAGATTGTGCACATTCTGCTGAGGAAGGGTGCCTGCATTGAGCGTCCGCATGACTACTTCTGTAAATGTAACAGTTGCCTCTATCATCAGAGGCACGATTCTTTCAGCCATTCATGTTCCAGAATCAACGCCTACAAAGGGCTGGCTAGCCCCGCCTACCTGTCTCTATCCAGCGAGGATCCAGTGCTGACAGCTCTAGAGCTTAGCAATGAGCTCGCTGTGCTGGCCAACATAGAGAAAGAATTTAAG AATGATTACAAGAAACTGTCTATGCAATGTAAAGATTTTGTTGTTGGTCTTCTGGACCTGTGCCGCAACACAGAGGAAGTGGAGGCCATTCTAAATGGAGACAGAGAGGCAGATGGCCACATTGACACCGGCGGCAGACCCAGTCTAGTCCGATTAAAACTGGTCATCAAATACGAGCTGAAAAAG TTTGTAGCCCATCCAAACTGTCAGCAGCAGCTCTTGTCAATATGGTATGAGAATCTATCTGGACTCAGGCAGCAGACCACGGCGGTGAAGTTAATGGTGGTTATGGGGGTGGTGGTTGGACTTCCCATCTTGGCTTTGCTGTATTGGATCGCACCCTCAAGCAAG tTAGGCAAGGTCATACGTGGACCTTTCCTGAAGTTTGTGGCACACGCAGCTTCCTTCACCATCTTTCTCGGTCTTCTGGTCATGAACGCTGCTGACCGATTTGAAGGGACGTCGCTTTTGCCAAACATGACCATCCACGACCACCCATCACAGCTGTTCCGCATGAAAACCACTCCCTTTACCTGGATGGAAATGCTGATCATTTCATGGGTCGTAG GAATGATCTGGGCTGAATGTAAAGAGATTTGGTCTCAGGGTCCTCGGGAATATCTGTTGGAGCCTTGGAATTTGCTGGACTTTGGAATGTTGGCCATTTTTGTGACTTCCTTCATTGCTCGATTCATGGCGTTTTGGCATGCAAATGTTGCACAGAGTTATGTCGACAAGCACTACACAGATTTATCAAACATTACATTGCCCTTTGAGATAGAGTACTATCGACTTG ctCGTGTCCACTGGGTTCCTTCTGACCCCCAGCTGATCTCCGAGGGCCTTTATGCCATCGCAGTGGTTCTGAGCTTCTCTCGGATCGCGTACATCCTTCCAGCCAACGAGAGCTTCGGTCCGCTGCAGATCTCTCTGGGCCGGACtgtaaaagacatatttaaattCATGGTGATCTTCATAATGGTGTTTGTGGCCTTCATGATTGGGATGTTTAATCTTTATTCATACTACCTTGGAGCCAAGCTAAATAACGCCTTCACAAC tgTTGAAGAGAGCTTCAAAACTTTATTCTGGGCTATTTTTGGCCTTTCGGAGGTCAAGTCTGTAGTCATCAACAACGGGCACAAATTCATTGAGAATATCGGCTATGTCCTTTACGGAGTCTACAACGTTACCATGGTTATCGTCTTACTCAACATGCTCATCGCTATGATCAACAGCTCGTTTCAGGAAATTGAG GATGATGCAGACGTGGAGTGGAAGTTTGCCAGGGCTAAGCTGTGGTTCTCTTACTTTGAGGAAGGAGGAACTCTGCCTGTGCCATTCAACCTCATCCCCAGTCCCAAATCCATCATCAGCCTGGCTCTGAAACTCAAACGACTGCTGCTCACGCCCCTACACAGACACAAGAAGGACCTGAAGGAGGACACTGAGCTCAATGAG TCAGGGAAACAAAACAAGTCGAATGAAAAAGATTCACCTCATCCAAGTCGATACcag AAGATCATGAAACGCCTGATCAAACGATATGTTATCAAAGCACAAACTGATAAAGAGGGAGATGAAGTGAATGAAG GGGAGTTAAAGGAGATCAAGCAGGACATCTCGAGTTTACGCTATGAGCTCCTGGAGGAGAAGTCTCGGCAAACCGAGGAGCTGGCGGAGCTTGTAAGGAGACTCGGAGAGAGATTAGCCAGTCAACACAACCTCTAG
- the LOC130562728 gene encoding uncharacterized protein LOC130562728 isoform X2, with protein MNFTPAPAHPRRKARARTGAMTQPPPPVFEIPTRNRFAALCETECNAVVIGDSIVRNVPAILKDDANVGAVVLHAGVNDVRMRQSEILKRDFRSLIETVRNASPTARIIVSGPLPTYRRGNEKFSRLFALNKWLMSWCIEQKLLFVNNFDLFWERPRLFRPDGLHPSSIGAVLLSDNISKTLRTA; from the exons atgaacttcactcctgcaccggcacacccacgccgaaaggcgcgagccaggactggagcgatgacccaaccgccgccaccggtcttcgagatcccgaccaggaaccgctttgccgccctctgcgagacggaatgcaacgctgtggtcatcggagactcaatcgtccggaac gtacctgcgatcctgaaggacgatgctaacgtcggagctgtcgtgctgcacgcgggggtgaatgacgtcaggatgaggcagtcggagatcctgaagagggacttcaggagtctgatcgagacggtacgcaacgcatcgcccacggcgaggatcatcgtatcagggccgcttcctacctaccgacgagggaatgaaaagttcagtagactatttgctctaaataaatggttgatgtcatggtgtattgaacagaagctgctctttgttaataattttgatctgttctgggagcgacctaggctcttccgccctgacggcctgcaccccagcagcatcggagcggttcttctgtctgacaacatctcaaagacgctacgcaccgcttga
- the LOC130562728 gene encoding uncharacterized protein LOC130562728 isoform X1: MNFTPAPAHPRRKARARTGAMTQPPPPVFEIPTRNRFAALCETECNAVVIGDSIVRNVRASSTKGKVRTHCFPGARVLDVSAQVPAILKDDANVGAVVLHAGVNDVRMRQSEILKRDFRSLIETVRNASPTARIIVSGPLPTYRRGNEKFSRLFALNKWLMSWCIEQKLLFVNNFDLFWERPRLFRPDGLHPSSIGAVLLSDNISKTLRTA, translated from the coding sequence atgaacttcactcctgcaccggcacacccacgccgaaaggcgcgagccaggactggagcgatgacccaaccgccgccaccggtcttcgagatcccgaccaggaaccgctttgccgccctctgcgagacggaatgcaacgctgtggtcatcggagactcaatcgtccggaacgtacgcgcttcctccactaaaggtaaggtgcgcactcattgttttcctggcgcccgtgttcttgatgtctctgcgcaggtacctgcgatcctgaaggacgatgctaacgtcggagctgtcgtgctgcacgcgggggtgaatgacgtcaggatgaggcagtcggagatcctgaagagggacttcaggagtctgatcgagacggtacgcaacgcatcgcccacggcgaggatcatcgtatcagggccgcttcctacctaccgacgagggaatgaaaagttcagtagactatttgctctaaataaatggttgatgtcatggtgtattgaacagaagctgctctttgttaataattttgatctgttctgggagcgacctaggctcttccgccctgacggcctgcaccccagcagcatcggagcggttcttctgtctgacaacatctcaaagacgctacgcaccgcttga